The Nitrospirota bacterium genome window below encodes:
- a CDS encoding universal stress protein produces MKVLVAYDGTLHARTALQYGMEKTRETNGELVVLHVFNRNMFLDYDAIPQAEEIARRESSRYAKEAEKILKEEGKGIKAFLVTGEGNPEQEIIECAKEENVDLLLCPTRYKVVASTFRKMLKVRGLETSIFAYGSSPYATVPTEK; encoded by the coding sequence ATGAAAGTATTAGTGGCATATGATGGGACCTTGCACGCAAGGACCGCACTGCAGTATGGAATGGAGAAAACAAGAGAAACCAACGGAGAGCTTGTGGTTCTTCATGTATTCAACAGAAACATGTTTCTTGATTATGATGCGATTCCCCAGGCAGAGGAGATTGCGCGGAGGGAGTCATCCCGGTATGCGAAGGAAGCAGAGAAGATTCTCAAAGAGGAAGGCAAGGGCATTAAGGCATTTCTCGTTACCGGAGAGGGCAATCCCGAACAGGAGATCATCGAATGTGCAAAAGAGGAAAATGTCGACCTGCTACTCTGCCCGACACGGTATAAGGTCGTTGCGAGCACTTTCAGGAAGATGCTCAAAGTGAGAGGACTCGAGACAAGCATCTTTGCATATGGGAGCAGCCCGTATGCGACAGTTCCGACAGAAAAATGA
- a CDS encoding sigma-54 dependent transcriptional regulator encodes MDKLKAIVVDDEASILIAVQDILETEGIEAYTTTSSMDAIEQVRKNNFDLMISDMKMPEMDGLELYEHVKEIAPDIIFIIITAYASVQSAVDAVKRGIYDYIPKPFTPDEVRLPIRRALERRNLEKENIALRTQIEARYSFQNIIGNSPEMHEVFRVMRHASSSESNVLITGESGTGKELVARAIHSNSVRARRKFVTVNCGAIPEGLLESELFGHIKGAFTGAVSDKKGLVEEADRGTLFLDEIGELAPTLQVKLLRVLQDGEFLKVGDTMPRTVDVRLIAATNMDLGKAIAEKNFREDLYYRLNVIPIELPPLRNRTEDIPLLINHFIEKHKGKAVDKNVTGIAKEAVHALLNYHFPGNVRELENAIEYAMAFTSSQILQVDDLPKYISEGKRISGEAQTIPIMPLREAKSRFEKSLITAALIEAEGNISEAARSLNIHRQNLQQKIKLLGIDISSLTNSH; translated from the coding sequence ATGGATAAGCTGAAAGCGATTGTCGTCGATGATGAGGCAAGTATTTTAATTGCGGTCCAGGACATTCTCGAAACCGAAGGGATAGAGGCGTACACGACCACAAGCAGCATGGATGCCATTGAACAGGTCAGGAAAAATAATTTTGATCTCATGATATCAGACATGAAGATGCCCGAGATGGACGGGCTTGAACTCTATGAGCATGTAAAGGAGATCGCCCCCGACATCATATTCATTATTATTACTGCGTATGCGTCAGTGCAGTCAGCAGTGGACGCCGTAAAAAGGGGGATATACGATTATATTCCAAAGCCCTTTACCCCTGACGAGGTCCGGCTTCCCATCAGGAGGGCGCTGGAGAGAAGGAATCTCGAAAAAGAAAACATTGCCCTGAGAACCCAGATAGAGGCGCGATACTCATTTCAGAATATCATCGGCAACAGCCCGGAAATGCACGAGGTATTCAGGGTAATGAGGCATGCGTCGTCGAGTGAAAGCAATGTGCTGATTACGGGTGAGAGCGGTACGGGCAAGGAGCTTGTTGCAAGAGCCATTCACAGCAACAGCGTTAGGGCAAGGAGAAAGTTTGTGACGGTCAACTGCGGCGCAATCCCTGAGGGACTTCTGGAGTCAGAGCTTTTCGGACATATCAAGGGTGCGTTCACCGGCGCAGTTTCCGACAAGAAGGGGCTTGTGGAGGAGGCAGACAGGGGCACACTTTTCCTTGATGAAATAGGAGAACTTGCTCCCACCCTTCAGGTAAAGCTTCTGAGGGTATTGCAGGATGGGGAATTCCTCAAGGTGGGGGATACGATGCCGCGAACAGTTGATGTGCGTTTAATTGCCGCAACAAATATGGACCTCGGAAAGGCAATCGCCGAGAAAAATTTCAGAGAAGATCTCTACTACCGGCTGAATGTGATCCCGATAGAACTCCCCCCGTTGAGAAACCGAACTGAGGATATCCCTCTTCTCATCAATCATTTCATCGAGAAACATAAGGGAAAGGCAGTCGACAAAAATGTTACCGGGATTGCCAAAGAAGCGGTACATGCATTGCTGAACTATCACTTTCCGGGTAATGTAAGGGAACTTGAAAATGCCATAGAATATGCAATGGCGTTCACATCAAGCCAGATATTGCAGGTTGATGACCTTCCAAAATATATATCGGAGGGCAAGAGAATCAGCGGGGAGGCGCAAACTATCCCGATCATGCCCCTCAGAGAAGCAAAGTCCCGGTTTGAAAAGTCGCTTATCACCGCAGCCCTCATTGAAGCGGAAGGGAACATATCGGAAGCTGCACGATCCCTCAACATCCACAGGCAGAACCTGCAGCAGAAGATCAAACTCCTCGGAATAGACATTTCCTCTCTCACGAACTCGCATTAG
- a CDS encoding ATP-binding protein: MKIREKIFIGFGIYVLLATIIGFFAFTELLTISTRLSLVETAHNITHILSELRRHEKNYLLYRQEETLQAFTRNLGQLKANIDSIKLKTEIVKAMGPGNYEMIKEIISNYEDFFNKVVAGIKLQEENILKLKVAGGSIENALSGNEFQIFSSLRRYEKDLMIYRDEKSYENFAKTFASLHTHSSALKEYRALTDRLYELYKKENDSVGNMRLKAREIELLLENLLKEEKVAIDSTMKKSMILLIFALLTIIVVGAAVNAKLAMSIAEPIKKLEEVTKKIAMGDFSETLDVKGKDDEIASLEMSFNKMETKLKQALGSLEDTIKQLQEKQSQLVEADKLASIGILASGIAHEISNPLTSVLTFSNLMLEKTPEGHPNRERLRMMVKETGRARDIVRQLLSFAKDEAIKPMRMNVNCPVTEICESLVSQEAFKDIGFALHLSENLPEIYADPARIGQVVSNILLNAIHSITPPGNIAVSTRVNGKFVEIIFSDTGHGIPAENLGKIFDPFFTTKDKEKGSGLGLAVSYGIIKKHGGDIDVSSEIEKGSTFTVRLPING, from the coding sequence ATGAAGATACGGGAAAAGATTTTTATCGGGTTTGGCATATACGTATTACTTGCCACGATAATCGGGTTTTTTGCATTTACTGAACTCCTTACGATTTCAACACGACTTAGTCTTGTTGAAACTGCACATAACATTACCCACATCCTGAGTGAGCTGAGACGACACGAAAAAAACTACCTGCTTTACAGACAGGAAGAAACTCTCCAGGCATTCACGCGCAACTTGGGTCAATTAAAGGCGAATATCGACAGCATCAAGCTCAAAACTGAAATAGTAAAAGCAATGGGCCCCGGGAACTATGAAATGATCAAAGAGATAATAAGCAACTATGAGGATTTCTTTAATAAAGTTGTAGCCGGCATAAAATTGCAGGAAGAGAACATACTCAAGCTGAAGGTTGCGGGAGGCAGCATTGAGAACGCCCTGAGCGGAAACGAATTCCAGATATTTTCCTCGCTAAGAAGATATGAGAAAGATCTTATGATATACAGAGATGAGAAGTCCTATGAAAACTTTGCAAAGACCTTCGCTTCCCTGCATACGCACAGCTCTGCACTGAAGGAGTATCGTGCCCTTACCGACAGGCTTTATGAGCTTTACAAAAAGGAAAATGATTCTGTCGGGAATATGAGGTTGAAAGCACGGGAGATAGAGTTGCTCCTTGAGAACCTCCTTAAGGAGGAAAAGGTAGCCATTGATTCGACGATGAAGAAATCCATGATACTGCTGATATTCGCTTTGCTGACAATTATTGTAGTAGGTGCAGCCGTCAATGCAAAGCTTGCCATGAGCATCGCTGAGCCGATAAAAAAGCTCGAAGAGGTAACAAAGAAGATAGCAATGGGTGATTTCTCAGAGACACTCGATGTGAAGGGAAAAGATGATGAAATTGCCTCCCTCGAGATGTCATTCAATAAAATGGAAACAAAACTCAAACAGGCGCTGGGCTCGCTTGAGGATACCATTAAACAGTTGCAGGAAAAACAGTCGCAGCTTGTTGAGGCGGACAAGCTTGCCTCAATTGGGATACTGGCGTCCGGGATTGCACATGAGATAAGCAATCCACTCACTTCTGTCCTTACCTTTTCGAATTTGATGCTCGAGAAGACTCCGGAGGGGCACCCAAATCGCGAGAGGCTGAGGATGATGGTGAAGGAAACAGGAAGGGCAAGAGATATCGTGAGACAGCTTCTGAGTTTTGCAAAGGATGAAGCCATAAAACCCATGAGAATGAATGTCAACTGCCCTGTCACTGAGATATGCGAGTCCCTTGTCTCGCAGGAGGCCTTCAAGGATATAGGGTTCGCCTTGCACCTTTCCGAGAATCTTCCCGAGATCTATGCAGACCCTGCACGCATCGGGCAGGTGGTGTCAAATATCCTGCTGAATGCGATCCATTCAATTACCCCACCGGGAAATATAGCTGTTTCCACACGCGTGAACGGCAAATTCGTCGAGATCATTTTCTCGGATACGGGCCACGGCATCCCTGCAGAAAATCTCGGAAAGATTTTCGACCCGTTCTTTACCACGAAGGACAAAGAGAAAGGAAGCGGACTCGGTCTTGCGGTAAGTTATGGTATTATAAAAAAACATGGCGGAGATATCGATGTCAGTAGTGAGATAGAAAAAGGTTCAACGTTTACTGTGAGGCTGCCAATCAATGGATAA
- a CDS encoding universal stress protein → MKALVAYDGTVQAKTALGYGIEKVRKNSGELVVLHVFNNHLFVNYDAIPQAEEIARRESARYVADAERIIKEQGGGIKASIIVEDGNPEKEIVSYAKTENIDIIFSPPRYKSIVRKSPCPVSVIPGDILIPVDNRDNASLEIEQIITEAAAMQSRVVLMGIVPIHIYSKWEKEELDQVTRETSAAVKRLGKILTDRAIRTKEIIRSGYPDIEIIKAAEEYTVSMIMFLAGNQQPSELNKAADIILDESERSGSLFYLCQLQG, encoded by the coding sequence ATGAAAGCGTTAGTGGCGTATGACGGGACAGTGCAGGCAAAGACCGCTCTCGGATATGGGATAGAGAAAGTCAGGAAAAACAGCGGAGAACTTGTAGTCCTCCATGTTTTCAACAATCACCTGTTTGTTAATTATGATGCGATTCCTCAGGCAGAGGAGATAGCAAGGAGAGAATCGGCCAGATATGTGGCGGATGCTGAACGCATAATAAAGGAACAAGGCGGCGGCATAAAGGCGAGTATTATTGTGGAGGACGGGAATCCGGAGAAGGAGATTGTCTCATATGCGAAGACTGAAAACATCGATATCATTTTTTCTCCACCCCGCTACAAGTCAATTGTCAGGAAATCACCATGCCCGGTTTCTGTCATCCCCGGTGACATCCTGATCCCTGTTGACAACAGGGATAATGCGAGTTTGGAAATTGAGCAGATTATCACAGAGGCTGCGGCAATGCAATCCCGGGTTGTACTTATGGGCATCGTCCCCATACATATTTACAGCAAATGGGAAAAAGAGGAACTTGATCAGGTAACCAGAGAAACATCCGCAGCAGTGAAAAGGCTTGGAAAAATATTGACGGATCGAGCGATCCGTACCAAGGAGATAATCCGGTCGGGCTATCCGGATATTGAAATAATAAAGGCTGCAGAGGAATATACAGTATCCATGATCATGTTTCTTGCAGGGAATCAGCAGCCCTCTGAATTAAACAAGGCGGCTGATATTATCCTCGATGAATCGGAGAGATCAGGAAGCCTTTTTTATTTATGCCAGTTGCAGGGTTAA
- a CDS encoding helix-turn-helix domain-containing protein — MKTGYLPEKVQEIEREEIVNAMKECGWVMSRAARRLGITERMIGYRIRKYNIRKEEIEKEQTTGSKQQQEKTQYKERKNEEVENGSSGNSLYASGVRRQSVCRGD; from the coding sequence ATGAAGACAGGGTACTTGCCAGAAAAGGTGCAAGAGATAGAACGGGAAGAGATCGTGAATGCGATGAAGGAATGCGGTTGGGTCATGTCACGGGCAGCAAGGAGACTTGGCATCACCGAGAGGATGATCGGGTACAGGATCAGGAAATACAATATCAGGAAGGAGGAGATAGAGAAAGAGCAAACGACAGGCAGCAAGCAGCAGCAAGAAAAAACACAATATAAGGAGAGAAAAAATGAAGAAGTTGAAAATGGCAGTTCTGGCAATAGCTTGTATGCTTCTGGTGTCCGCAGGCAGTCTGTATGCCGGGGAGATTAA
- a CDS encoding ammonium transporter, giving the protein MPAQPAPIPAAPETPKMDTGDTAWMIVATALVMLMTLPGLALFYGGLAKRKDTLNTMAMSFVTYCIVSLLWVVYGYSLTFGTDIKGIIGGTDKLLLAGVNVESLSMTIPEYIFIVFQLTFAAITVALASGAYIERMKFSAWVLFSVLWMTFVYLPVAHWVWGGGFLAKMGALDFAGGTVVHINAGIAALVGALVLGKRREASLKPSNLTLVVTGAGLLWFGWFGFNAGSAVAANGLAGAAFINTNTATAMAAITWMLTEWMHAKKPTVLGLASGAVAGLVAITPAAGFVNIKGAIIIGLLAGIIPYFSVAWIKPKLGYDDSLDAFGIHGVAGTMGAILTGVFADPAINEAGTGLLFGNPGQLLTQILAAGITIVYCAVVTFIIFMIVKGLVGIRVESEHEITGLDESQHGEKAYSI; this is encoded by the coding sequence ATGCCTGCTCAGCCCGCCCCAATACCGGCTGCTCCTGAAACGCCGAAGATGGACACAGGGGATACCGCGTGGATGATTGTGGCCACTGCGCTGGTAATGCTCATGACGCTCCCCGGCCTGGCGCTTTTTTACGGCGGGCTGGCAAAACGCAAGGATACCCTCAATACCATGGCGATGTCCTTTGTGACGTACTGTATAGTAAGTCTGCTGTGGGTTGTGTACGGGTATTCATTGACCTTCGGTACTGACATTAAGGGTATCATCGGGGGTACGGACAAGTTGCTGCTCGCGGGTGTTAACGTGGAAAGCCTCTCGATGACGATTCCCGAGTACATATTCATTGTATTTCAGCTTACCTTTGCAGCGATCACCGTTGCACTCGCAAGCGGAGCGTACATCGAGCGGATGAAGTTCTCTGCATGGGTACTGTTTTCTGTGCTCTGGATGACATTTGTATATCTGCCGGTAGCCCACTGGGTATGGGGTGGCGGATTCCTTGCAAAGATGGGCGCGCTCGACTTTGCCGGCGGTACAGTTGTGCATATCAATGCAGGTATCGCTGCACTGGTCGGGGCACTCGTGCTCGGGAAGAGGCGGGAGGCCTCCCTTAAGCCAAGCAACCTCACGCTTGTCGTTACCGGTGCAGGCTTGCTGTGGTTCGGGTGGTTCGGTTTTAATGCAGGTTCTGCAGTAGCAGCAAACGGACTGGCAGGCGCTGCGTTCATCAACACCAATACTGCGACCGCCATGGCAGCGATAACATGGATGTTGACCGAATGGATGCACGCAAAGAAACCGACGGTTCTTGGCCTGGCGTCAGGTGCGGTTGCGGGACTGGTGGCGATAACCCCGGCTGCCGGCTTTGTGAACATTAAGGGTGCGATAATTATCGGACTGTTGGCCGGGATCATACCCTATTTCTCCGTTGCATGGATTAAGCCGAAACTCGGCTATGACGATTCACTCGACGCATTCGGAATCCACGGAGTGGCAGGAACGATGGGCGCCATTCTCACCGGTGTGTTTGCTGATCCTGCAATCAATGAAGCCGGGACAGGTCTGCTGTTCGGTAATCCGGGGCAGCTCTTGACCCAGATTCTTGCAGCAGGAATAACAATTGTCTACTGCGCTGTCGTAACCTTTATTATCTTCATGATAGTAAAAGGTCTTGTGGGAATCAGAGTTGAGTCGGAGCACGAAATAACCGGGCTTGATGAAAGCCAGCATGGTGAAAAAGCCTACAGCATTTAG
- a CDS encoding P-II family nitrogen regulator, with product MKKVEAIIKPFKLDEVKDALSKLGINGMTITEVKGFGRQKGHVEVYRGTEYEVTFIPKIKLEVVIPDAIIDKVIATILEKANTGSIGDGKIFLYSLEDVIRIRTGERGEAAI from the coding sequence ATGAAAAAAGTAGAGGCGATAATCAAGCCCTTCAAGCTCGATGAAGTGAAGGACGCGCTCTCAAAACTCGGGATCAATGGAATGACCATCACCGAGGTGAAAGGATTTGGCAGACAGAAAGGCCATGTCGAGGTATACAGAGGCACAGAATATGAAGTGACCTTTATACCGAAAATAAAACTGGAGGTAGTAATCCCGGACGCCATAATCGACAAGGTGATTGCCACGATTCTCGAAAAGGCAAATACCGGGTCGATAGGAGACGGAAAGATTTTCCTTTACTCCCTTGAGGATGTCATTCGGATCAGAACCGGCGAGCGGGGAGAAGCGGCGATATAG